GCTCGTCGAACATCCCGCGGTGCAGGAAGCCGCCGTCGTCGGCCGTAAGGATCAAGATGAACTGGTGAAGCCGGCGGCCTATGTCGTCCTGCACGCCGGCCACGTGCCCGCGCCCGACCTCGCGCAGCAACTGCAGGAATTCGTCGCCACACGTCTCGCCGCCTACAAGCGCCCGCGCTGGGTGGAATTTCTCCCCGAACTCCCCAAGACCGCCACCGGAAAAATCCAGCGCTTCAAGTTGAGATGTCCAGCGGGCGTTTGACCAGCTACCAACCCCGAGCTATCAACTACCAACTGCCAACTACCAATTCAACTACCGTTCTTCCGGTGGCTTCACCTTGCGGAAAGCGCGATACAGCAGCAAGTCGTACAAGATCTTGATTGACCCGCCCGCGACCAGCGGCGCCGAAAACGCCACGTTTTGCATGAACATTCCCGCCGCCGACGATCCCGCCGCCCACATCAAATTCCGCGTCAAGTTCGTGACCCCGCTGGCGAAAGTGCGCTCGTGCGGCTCCACTACGGCGGCGACATAGGATTGCCGTGACGGCACGTCCATCTCCACCAGCGCCTCGCGCAGGAAAAACAGTGCCGTGGCCAAGTGAAAACTCGGCGCGAGCGGCACCAGCACCAGGAAAACGCTCGACGGCAAGTGCGTGAACACCATCGTGTTCAGCAATCCGATGCGTTGCGCCAGCCACGCCGCGCCCAAGTGGGACAGCGCGTTCAGCACGTGCACCACGCCGAATACCATGCCCAGAACCTGCACGGAAACGCCGAAACGCTGGAAAAACCAGTAGGCCACCAGCGCGTCAGTTAGGAATCCTCCGCCGAAGCTGTCAATGGCGAATAGCGCCGCCAGATTGCGTACGATGCGGCGCGTGCGCGGCGACACCGGCGGCCTTTCCTCGTGCGGTCTGGCGGCCTCCACGCGCTCCGAAAGAAACGCATACAGCACCGCCGCGATCAGGTTCGCAGCCGCGAATCCGGCAAACACCAGACGGTAGGCATCGCCAACCGCGATTCCCATGCGCGCGTGAACCAAGGCGGGCGCGCCCGCCGCCACCGCGCCGATCGCGCCACTGCCATCGAGAACTACGTTGTACCAGGAGAGCGCCCAGGTCCGCGACTTCGCCGTCGTCAGCCCCGGAATCACCGCCTGCTCGAGTGCGAAGGCGGCGCTGCGATCGGTGCCGGTGCCGTTGATCATGCCCAGCACCGCCAGCGGAATCAGGATCGGCGTGCGCGTGGTTAGCGCCAGCGCCATGCCGCCGAGCGCAGTCAAAACCGCGAGTGCGGCCAGCATTCGCCGCCGCCCCAGACGATCGCCTTTCCAGCTCATCAGCGCCGTCGCCGCGGTCGTTCCGATCAGCCCGGCGGCGATCGCCACGCCGATGCTCGACGGCGACAATCCCGCGCGCGCCAGGTACACGCCCAGCAGTACGCCCATCATGCCCACGCCGGCGGAGCGCAGAAACGCCGCGGCATAGATCAGCGGCAGGTCGCGGCGGTCGTTCATGTCACCGTTCTCGCAGTTGCGCGTAGCAGTACAGTGCGTCATACACCGGGAATTGCCGCGCCAAGCGCTCTTCGTCTGAAATACCCAGCGCCGCGAATCCCTCGGCGATGGCGCGCAGGCCGAAACCTTCCGGCGCCACCGGCTCCTGCCCTTTGACGTCCGCGGCGCGCACGATCAGTGCCAGTCGCTGCAGCGGCGGATCCTGCAAGTTGTAGTCTTCGATGATCGCCTCGAACGAGCAGCGCTCGCCCCGATGATTGAGTTTTACCGCCGCCAGCTTCGGTGCGTCGAACGGCGTCGCCTGTTCGCGTGCTGCCACCTCCAGCAGTTGCCCTTCCTCCACAAACATAAACTCGGCTTCACGATCCACGAACCGCCGGATCAGCCACGGGCATGCGACGCGGTCCACCTTGATGTTCCTGCGAGTGATCCACTTCACGAGCCACCTCCGCCAATCGAGTTCCAATCATCATTCGATCCGTCTTGGCGCACTGCCGCTGCAACAATTACCATGACGGGATGGATGTGGCCGCGGCGATTGCGGGGGTGCTGGTCGTTGCCGGAGTCTTGCTCGAAGCGTTTGAAACGGTGGTGCTGCCGCGTCGCGTTACCCGCCGCTTTCGACTCACGCGAGGCTTTTACCGCTACACCTGGCGGCCCTGGGCCGCCGTCGCGCGGCATATCCGAAGACTTCGCCGCCGCGAAAGTTTTCTCGCACTGTATGGTCCCATGTCCCTGATCCTGCTGCTGGCCTTGTGGGCCGTCGGCCTGGTCCTCGGCTTTGCGCTGTTGCAATGGGCCGCCGGTTCCACCGTCGAGGGCGGCGGCAATTCACGCACCTTTGCCACCGATCTCTACTTCAGCGGGACTACGCTGTTCACGCTCGGCTTGGGCGACGTAACTCCGCGCGCCGCGATTTCACGTGTACTCACCGTCATCGAGAGTGGCATGGGCCTCGGCTTTCTCGCCTTGGTCCTCAGCTACCTGCCGGTGGTCTACCAATCTTTCTCGCGCCGCGAAGTGAATGTCTCGCTGCTTGACGGACGCGCCGGGACGCCGCCAACAGCTGCCGAGCTGGTGCGCCGCAATATCGATCCCCAGGACGGAAACCTGCGCGAAATCCTGCACGAGTGGGAACACTCCGCCGCCGAAATGCTGGAGAGCCACATCTCCTATCCCGTGCTCGGATACTTCCGCTCGCAGCACGACAACCAGTCGTGGGTTGCCGCGCTCACCGCCGTCCTTGATGCGTCCGCGCTCTGCCAGTCCATTGACGGCGCACCCGCGCGCCAGGCGCAGCTCACCTTTGCCATGGCCAGGCACGCCATCGTGGACCTGGCGCAGGTCTTCAACACTCCGCCGCGAGATCCGCCGCAGCCGCGCCTGACACCCGAATCCCTTCAGCAACTCCGTCAACAGTTGGCCGAGGGCGGCATCCAGTTGCTCGCCACCGCCGACGCGGAACAAAGGCTCGCCAAACTGCGTAGCATGTATGAGCCCTACATTGCGGCCCTGGCCGAGTATTTCCTGGTGCAGTTGCCGCCGTGGTTTCGCCCGCCGGAGGCACATGACAACTGGCGCACCAGCCGCTGGGGCGGGCAGCACACGATTTGAAGCCGGGTGGCCGGTAACTGACAAACTGCAAGGACTGACAAACTGAACATGCCTTCACTCAACACAGCCGCCGTTTCCGCCCGCGATGTAACCCGCGAGTACCGCATGGGAAACGCGCTCATCCGCGCCGTGAGCGGCATCAC
This genomic stretch from Terriglobia bacterium harbors:
- a CDS encoding MFS transporter, whose amino-acid sequence is MNDRRDLPLIYAAAFLRSAGVGMMGVLLGVYLARAGLSPSSIGVAIAAGLIGTTAATALMSWKGDRLGRRRMLAALAVLTALGGMALALTTRTPILIPLAVLGMINGTGTDRSAAFALEQAVIPGLTTAKSRTWALSWYNVVLDGSGAIGAVAAGAPALVHARMGIAVGDAYRLVFAGFAAANLIAAVLYAFLSERVEAARPHEERPPVSPRTRRIVRNLAALFAIDSFGGGFLTDALVAYWFFQRFGVSVQVLGMVFGVVHVLNALSHLGAAWLAQRIGLLNTMVFTHLPSSVFLVLVPLAPSFHLATALFFLREALVEMDVPSRQSYVAAVVEPHERTFASGVTNLTRNLMWAAGSSAAGMFMQNVAFSAPLVAGGSIKILYDLLLYRAFRKVKPPEER
- a CDS encoding chromate resistance protein; amino-acid sequence: MKWITRRNIKVDRVACPWLIRRFVDREAEFMFVEEGQLLEVAAREQATPFDAPKLAAVKLNHRGERCSFEAIIEDYNLQDPPLQRLALIVRAADVKGQEPVAPEGFGLRAIAEGFAALGISDEERLARQFPVYDALYCYAQLRER
- a CDS encoding potassium channel family protein; the protein is MDVAAAIAGVLVVAGVLLEAFETVVLPRRVTRRFRLTRGFYRYTWRPWAAVARHIRRLRRRESFLALYGPMSLILLLALWAVGLVLGFALLQWAAGSTVEGGGNSRTFATDLYFSGTTLFTLGLGDVTPRAAISRVLTVIESGMGLGFLALVLSYLPVVYQSFSRREVNVSLLDGRAGTPPTAAELVRRNIDPQDGNLREILHEWEHSAAEMLESHISYPVLGYFRSQHDNQSWVAALTAVLDASALCQSIDGAPARQAQLTFAMARHAIVDLAQVFNTPPRDPPQPRLTPESLQQLRQQLAEGGIQLLATADAEQRLAKLRSMYEPYIAALAEYFLVQLPPWFRPPEAHDNWRTSRWGGQHTI